A stretch of the Vanacampus margaritifer isolate UIUO_Vmar chromosome 6, RoL_Vmar_1.0, whole genome shotgun sequence genome encodes the following:
- the LOC144054307 gene encoding uncharacterized protein LOC144054307: MPERFVSHRWLSNYDVSMSTLRLMDVFTIFYHAFLGREDKELYLPTIMAIHHKKDLSREVKAKLKYIQSALGQKNMTEEGRKRKQRIYEKIFFTRLYTLLTLNLYTAVLPLLKNYVITFETKTPMIHKLNDKQVAFFKKFLSCFLKPESLQGRKLTEIELNNKANQLREKDIFYGGVTSKLMDSSNKSSIVFKFKAKAKAAYLACGLYLQKKLPMNSKLLKAASAIDPLARGHSSTLNQLKKLSSLVTNVLDESELGNYDLEVREYQLDSELPTPLDSEGKAIALDRWWAQVFAVGRYPTLAKMVKALMSCFHGPQVEGAFSVMGDVLNPKACRMDIAT, translated from the coding sequence ATGCCAGAGAGATTTGTCAGCCATCGATGGCTTTCAAACTATGATGTTTCAATGTCCACCTTACGCCTCATGGATGTCTTTACCATATTCTACCATGCATTTCTTGGCAGAGAAGATAAAGAACTCTATCTCCCCACCATCATGGCCATCCATCACAAGAAGGATCTTTCAAGAGAAGTCAAAGCCAAACTCAAATACATACAATCAGCTTTAGGCCAAAAGAACATGactgaggaaggaaggaagagaaaGCAGAGGATCTATGAGAAGATATTCTTCACAAGATTGTATACGCTTCTCACCCTCAACCTGTACACAGCAGTTCTGCCCTTACTGAAGAACTATGTGATCACCTTTGAGACGAAAACACCAATGATCCACAAGCTGAACGACAAGCAAGTGGCCTTCTTCAAGAAGTTCTTGTCCTGTTTCCTGAAGCCAGAGTCCCTTCAAGGCCGTAAACTGACAGAAATTGAGCTGAACAACAAAGCCAACCAACTCAGAGAAAAGGATATTTTCTATGGTGGTGTCACCAGCAAATTAATGGATTCTTCCAACAAGTCGTCAATTGTGTTCAAGTTCAAAGCCAAAGCCAAGGCAGCATATCTGGCATGTGGACTGTACCTTCAGAAAAAGTTGCCCATGAACAGCAAGCTTCTGAAAGCAGCCTCTGCCATTGACCCACTTGCCAGAGGACACAGCTCAACTTTAAACCAACTGAAGAAGCTGTCATCGTTGGTCACCAATGTCCTTGATGAGTCAGAGCTGGGAAACTATGATCTCGAGGTGAGAGAATACCAGTTGGACAGTGAGTTGCCAACACCTTTGGACTCAGAGGGGAAGGCAATTGCACTGGATCGTTGGTGGGCTCAAGTCTTTGCTGTTGGAAGATACCCAACCTTGGCCAAGATGGTGAAGGCTCTCATGAGTTGCTTCCATGGGCCGCAAGTAGAGGGGGCTTTCAGTGTCATGGGTGATGTCCTGAACCCCAAAGCATGCAGAATGGACATAGCCACATAA